AAATAGACAAAACTCTGGGTGGCTATGGATGTTACAGCTTCCTAGAAGACACACCGTCATGCGTCAGCCTGGCTAAACTTGAATAAGGTCACATTTTAAAGGTCATCATGTGGTTGTCTGGCAACAGAAAACCAGAAAAACACACTAGTGACAGTGCTTGTCTTTTATTATATGTGgtttctgcatcagtttcaTAATCGATGGCAGCACAGTACGTGTTGCGGGCCTTGGGATGTGAAAGCATTTGTGCTTCCAGCCTCTCAGGCAGTAGATAAATCCTGCCTACTTTAACAGAATTGGCAGACCTAAACCCCAACTGCGTTTAGCCCCAACCTTAAACAAGAAGCTACATGATTGGTGGAGTTTGTAGGCAGGTTGGCACACAGAATTAATATGAAATTAATATCCATGTCAGCATAATGGTCTCAATTGTCAGATGCAAATAAAGTGGAACCTTGTTTACAAGAGCTGTTGGTGCTTTGATCGTGTGtagaaattaaatgttattaTGAGATGTGGCTGTTTTGTGGCAAAACATGTGTCTGCTGGTGATGTGCACTTACTGTTAAGCATCCTATCATTAACATACCACATACTGTCACCCTGCCGTGCTGACATAAATCTTTATATGTGTCCCTCAACAGTCCTTGCTCAGCCTCACTGTCTCCTCTTTTCCTTTATTCCCAGCAACTAAAGCTGACTGAAACAATGCCTCTGTGTTCTCAGACAGCACTTTCTATTGGTTTTGGCTTGAGTCCTCTATCTTGTCAGTGAAGCTTTCACTATCTTTGGAGCAAGCACTGACTGAGAGGGTCACCTCAGGGCAGGAACGTTGCTTAACCCATTGATATCCCGTGCAGCCTTGTCACCTCTGGACACCACTAGGGCTGACATGCCTGAATCAGACAGCACATCCTGGAACATGccaggtttttattgtgtgaGAGATGTTAAAGAGCTGTTGTCGGGGGGCTCGTGATTTCTGGTGGGATGCTTTGCCCTCCTCTGGTTGTCGGAGCCTCGTGCCGACCCACTGTAAAATCAGCAAGTGTCTAAGAAAGGGGTGTCAAATATTCAGCCCCTGGCCCTTTAGATGACTTTGCGCACCTgatattgatgcacttgtgatGGCTAAGAGGTGTCAGGTTTTAAGAGCaatttaaacagtgagtagcCAACTTCAGGGGCCTAAATATAGACGATGGGTCCTGGGGCCCGTGAGTTGGGGGAGCCTCCAGCAGCATGTCTTGTGGAACACAGGCCCCTGTGAGCAATGACGATTGCTCGGTAATATGcctgttgatgttgtccaattacaagtctctatttgatcatgtgatgagatGATATGCACAGTAGTGTGCATATAGCTTATGGCAACTACTGTACGCCACTTGCCTACAAAATGCTTCAGAGGCATTCCCCCCCTGACCAGAATATAGttctctggaaaaaaacaatgaaaacttATTTGGtcatttaaagatattgaacactgaaaaatattttcaatcagccgcttcagtacaaaataatctgtatcagacttctatcttaaaacaatattggtggaaccctatTGGTAAGGCACTGCCAAAACTtttgatttgtaaatggtttgtaaggcacAAACTTTCTTTTCCTATAACGGTGAAGGCATGACCCAGCCCACTCTCCCTCTGACTGGCTAGTGCTCATTGCCTTcgttggttgggttggttaggttgAGCAGTAAGGTAGACTGACTGAATAAGGAAAAGGTGAGACATATTGTTgaaatcacatttatttctcttttttagtctgttcattatctgttttgtaaatggatgaaagAATGTGCTTTACACTAAAAAAACTGGCATTATTCACAGGTTATTCTGccatggttttactggtccgcTGGAtataaaactgggctgtatgtggctcaTTAACTACAATACGTTGAGGGCTCTTCCACAGATTCCCCCAGAATTTCTAGTATTGTAAACTCAATACAAGAGTGGTAGAGCTTGAAATATCTCCAAAGACAACACAaatcaaaacagcaaaaatcatACAATTAAGAAAACAGACCATGAAAGAATCTGGAATGCCTTGTAATATGATGATGatttctaaaatggtttcatctGAATCGATCTAACAACGTGGATGTTTTTCTTAATTATGTTAATTTACATATAAAACATGATCCTAGGTTTACAGGTCACAAAAATCGATTGCTCCATCTTGCACTCATGCAAGCCTGTGCTGGTTTTCACCTCAGCGCTGAGTTGGTCCAGTTTGGGACTTCTGCAGTGTGGACCAATGGCCACAAGATGTCAGTGTTTTCCTGTGTACTAACTAAAGAGCACAGTCACCACAATAGTGTCAAATGAATTGTGCAGCCTTTTTGTTGTTCAAGTGAAATTAGGCTGTCATGACAACGTATAGAAACCACCACAAATTCGGGTATTAATATAAATCGAATTATGGCTGAAATAAAATTGTATTcagttatatttatatatgtttgaAGTAAGCAAAAGAAAGCCGTATGTTTAGTGGATATGCTTGAAAAACAATGAAAGTACTGCCTGTACaggggtgtatgtgtgtatgtgtgtgtgactgagctTCATATACACTTTGATAAATTTAAACACTCCTGTGGGACAAACAGGCCTAAATGTAAAATGGAGGACAAGTCaaacaaggggaaaaaacataTTGCATAAGGTAATGTGCCGCTGTGCAGACATTTATAGGTTTTGGTCAAATGATCATCACGAATAGCTCGTGGGGACAGATTCGTAGCAGCTTTTATGCAAATCTCCCTCCTCTGCGTGTTTTCATTGGAGAGGAGCGTGGAGGTGTAGCCTGGAAGGCGTGACATCATGCCAATGCAGCTTTATGAAGAAAGTGCGCTTCTCCTGAACAGGCAAAGGTGCGTCCGGTCCTCTGGTATCACTGGACTTTCGGTGTGTTGCTACTGAAGGCAAAAAGGCTGCGCGGTGCAGATTCACCAGTTCGCACGGAGTTTGAGAGGGTGGGCGGCTTTTACGCACGCAtgtttttcccctctttctGAGCTGAAATCAAAGTTTGGAATTACTGCGCGCTTCGATTGACTGTATGAAAATAGCTGTGGACATTTGGAGCTCTTTGAAGAGACCAGCTTGCCATTTATTATGACCACTGAAGCGCATTCACACTTGGGACTGCAGAAAACCCCCATGGATTTCGTCAGCGATTTCGACTTGATGAAGTTCGGCGTTAAGAAGGAGGCGATGCAGGGGATGGACCGCTCGTTCATCGGGCCATGCAGCCAGCTCCAAAGACCGGACTCTGTTTCCTCCACCCCTGGCAGTACCCCTTGCAACTCGGTACCCTCTTCACCAAACCTCAATCCAAACGAGCAGAGAAATAACGCCGGGGGCAACCACTTCTGGATACCCAACAACGGGGGTTACCCTCAGCAAATGTACCCCCAAGCTTTCGGTTTGACACCCGAGGACGCAATGGAGGCCCTAATCGGCGCTACGGCGCAGCAGGGACACCCATCTGTGCCGCACGGCCACCATCCGCCACCTTTCCAAGCTGAATACGAAGGGTACGGACACCTCAGCGAGCCTGTCCAGCACTACCCGGGACTCTCGGGTCACCCCGACATGCAAGGCATCCCCAGCAGTCACTGCCAAGACCCATATCTCAAAGAAGACGTGGGGTGCGCGTCCCCAGAGTCTCCGGAGGACCAGCAGGTCCTCGGTGcgcaccaccagcagcagcacagccgCCACGACAGGCGATCCAACGCCGAGAACCACTTCTCAGACGACCAGCTGGTGTCCATGTCCGTCAGGGAGCTCAACCGACTCCTCAGAGGCCTCAGCAAGGACGAGGTGATGCGTCTGAAGCAGAAGCGCCGGACCCTGAAAAACAGAGGTTACGCACAGTCCTGCCGCTACAAGCGCGTCCAACAGAAACACGTTTTGGAGCACGAGAAGACGAGCCTGGTGTCACAGGTCGAGCAGCTGAAACATGAACTGAACAGACTGATGCGAGAGAGGGAtgcatacaaacaaaaatgtgagAAACTGTCCGGTGCAAACTGTTACCACGAAACTGGGTCTACCAGTGACAACCCTTCCTCACCCGAGTATTTAATGTGAGTTTGTTGATTTCCTGCAGAACTGATCGTTTTCCATGGGGGGGCATTATGTTGACAGCTCGCCTTGCTCTTAAACACACAGTCCCATGGATTCATCAAGTTTTAATTAATGTTGGACATACGGATATCACTCAAATAATTGTAATTAATGCAACTACGCAACAAGTTATGAATGGAAAATTACAATGAAGCATGCATGCAGGACATGTAtgagatgtttttattttatacaggCGTATCTGTATTTTGTCTGAAAGGAGATACTTGAAATCAGAGAATA
This region of Epinephelus fuscoguttatus linkage group LG1, E.fuscoguttatus.final_Chr_v1 genomic DNA includes:
- the mafbb gene encoding LOW QUALITY PROTEIN: v-maf avian musculoaponeurotic fibrosarcoma oncogene homolog Bb (The sequence of the model RefSeq protein was modified relative to this genomic sequence to represent the inferred CDS: inserted 2 bases in 1 codon): MPLTTNPQPRASPITXDGRRKTPMDFVSDFDLMKFGVKKEAMQGMDRSFIGPCSQLQRPDSVSSTPGSTPCNSVPSSPNLNPNEQRNNAGGNHFWIPNNGGYPQQMYPQAFGLTPEDAMEALIGATAQQGHPSVPHGHHPPPFQAEYEGYGHLSEPVQHYPGLSGHPDMQGIPSSHCQDPYLKEDVGCASPESPEDQQVLGAHHQQQHSRHDRRSNAENHFSDDQLVSMSVRELNRLLRGLSKDEVMRLKQKRRTLKNRGYAQSCRYKRVQQKHVLEHEKTSLVSQVEQLKHELNRLMRERDAYKQKCEKLSGANCYHETGSTSDNPSSPEYLM